In Pyrus communis chromosome 1, drPyrComm1.1, whole genome shotgun sequence, the following are encoded in one genomic region:
- the LOC137712643 gene encoding DEAD-box ATP-dependent RNA helicase 17-like, with the protein MVAAKRKPTETEESDIFAPCSFSSLGLHTTLCEQLEERLGFKAPTLVQAQAIPVVLSGSHVLVNAATGTGKTVAYLAPVIHHLHLYQPRIQRSDGTFALVLVPTRELCLQVHEILHKVLHRFHWILPGYVMGGENRSKEKARLRKGISILVATPGRLLDHLKNTSSFVHTNLRWIIFDEADRILELGFGKEIEEILDFLGSRQHGSASKNGAVTSKFEFPRQNLLLSATLNEKVNHLAKMSLEKPVMIGMPEKKRQSIALHEHLGSDTDDDDTQTVKATGSVSEDYRLPAQLTQKYVKVPCNARLAVLLSILKYLFERESSEKIVLFFSTCDAVDFHYSLLSEFQFKPSSGPGAELKQRFVNCKTFRLHGNMEQEDRRSAFETFKREKSALLLSTDVCARGLDFPKVKCIIQYDSPGEATEYVHRVGRTARLGERGDSLLFLQPIEMDYLKELEKHGVSLAEFPLLKILDSFPLYGHKHVRKFVSIDAHPWVMSVQKALEAFTDKPDMKTLAKNAFCSWVRAYTAHRGELKRIFMVKKLHLGHVAKSFALKDQPSLVGKSFHNQEKKRKRGEKQKGLSRKRKVSRKT; encoded by the exons ATGGTGGCCGCCAAGAGAAAACCGACAGAAACAGAGGAATCCGATATCTTCGCGCCTTGCTCTTTCTCCAGTCTCGGACTTCACACAACATTATGCGAACAACTCGAAG AGAGGTTGGGCTTCAAAGCTCCGACTCTGGTTCAAGCTCAAGCCATCCCGGTCGTCCTCTCCGGCAGCCACGTGCTTGTCAATGCGGCTACCGGCACTGGCAAAACGGTGGCGTATTTGGCTCCGGTCATCCATCACCTGCACTTGTACCAGCCTCGGATTCAGCGCTCCGACGGAACTTTCGCGCTGGTTCTTGTGCCCACCAGGGAGTTGTGTCTGCAGGTTCATGAGATTCTGCACAAGGTCCTGCACAGGTTCCATTGGATTCTTCCAGGTTATGTAATGGGCGGTGAAAACAGGTCCAAGGAGAAGGCCCGGCTGCGAAAAG GCATATCTATTCTTGTTGCAACTCCTGGACGGCTCTTGGATCACCTGAAGAATACGTCTTCTTTTGTGCACACGAATTTACGTTGGATTATCTTCGATGAAGCAGATAG AATTTTGGAATTgggatttggaaaagaaatagaggaaattctagatttttTGGGCTCAAGGCAACATGGCTCTGCCTCTAAGAATGGCGCTGTTACGAGTAAATTTGAGTTTCCGAGACAGAATTTGCTATTATCAGCGACCTTAAACGAGAAAGTCAACCATCTTGCAAAAATGAGTTTAGAGAAACCCGTTATGATTGGCATGCCTGAGAAGAAGAGGCAGTCTATTGCATTGCATGAACATTTAGGATCTGACACAGATGATGATGACACACAAACAGTGAAGGCAACAGGCTCTGTTAGTGAAGATTATAGACTTCCAGCTCAATTGACACAGAAATATGTAAAGG TACCATGTAATGCACGGCTTGCTGTACTTCTTTCCATTCTAAAGTATCTTTTTGAGCGAGAAAGTTCCGAAAAG ATTGTGCTATTCTTTTCAACGTGTGATGCAGTGGATTTTCACTACTCCTTGTTAAGTGAGTTCCAATTCAAACCTTCTTCAGGACCAGGTGCAGAACTTAAGCAGAGGTTTGTTAATTGTAAGACCTTCCGGTTACATGGGAATATGGAGCAGGAGGACCGAAGATCTGCGTTTGAGACCTTCAAAAGAGAAAAATCGGCTCTTCTTTTGTCCACAGATGTTTGTGCTAGAGGTTTGGATTTCCCGAAAGTAAAATGTATTATACAATATGATTCTCCAGGTGAGGCTACTGAATATGTTCATAG GGTTGGAAGAACCGCTCGGCTGGGTGAAAGAGGAGATTCATTGTTGTTTTTACAGCCAATTGAAATGGATTATTTGAAAGAGTTGGAGAAACATGGTGTTTCTCTAGCAGAGTTTCCCCTCCTCAAAATATTAGATAGTTTTCCACTATACGGTCATAAGCATGTCAGGAAGTTTGTTTCCATTGACGCACATCCCTGGGTGATGTCTGTGCAAAAGGCACTTGAAGCATTTACAGATAAG CCGGATATGAAGACACTAGCCAAGAATGCATTTTGCTCGTGGGTTCGCGCATACACTGCCCACCGCGGTGAACTGAAAAGAATTTTTATGGTAAAGAAACTTCACTTGGGACATGTTGCGAAAAGCTTTGCATTGAAAGACCAGCCTTCCTTGGTTGGTAAGTCATTCCAcaatcaagaaaagaaaaggaagaggggTGAAAAGCAAAAGGGATTATCAAGAAAGAGGAAGGTTTCGAGGAAAACATGA
- the LOC137714116 gene encoding uncharacterized protein produces the protein MATGNDVVEIDSLEKGLLSEIATEAEAEEPVLYSASFQEMEENFVRYQTAQWLLYSALLILAWGIGIFMLLYLPVRRYILRKDIRSRKLYLTPNAIVYKYAKPVPFPIFGVLKKEKHVLLPSVADVVIEQGYLQSLFSVYSLRIEHFGVRRPPSDDVQIHGIANPSAFRKALLVRLASMTNEVFTGQVSTLEDIPNLKLQGSPSKSLRYGDLTLLQKLEEVGSSVKRVQTILEEQHPQTPQPISGSARRVLNFV, from the exons ATGGCGACGGGAAACGATGTCGTAGAGATTGATAGCTTGGAGAAAGGGTTACTGTCAGAAATTGCAACCGAGGCTGAAGCTGAAGAACCAGTTCTGTATTCAGCTTCGTTTCAGGAAATGGAGGAGAATTTTGTCAGGTACCAAACAGCACAATGGCTTCTTTACTCTGCGCTTTTGATACTGGCGTGGGGGATTGGGATTTTTATGCTGCTTTATCTGCCCGTCCGGCGCTACATTCTGCGAAAGGATATTCGTTCACGGAAGCTCTATCTCACTCCCAATGCCATTGTCTACAAG TATGCAAAGCCAGTTCCATTTCCAATTTTCGGGGTGTTGAAGAAAGAGAAGCATGTTTTGTTGCCTTCAGTGGCGGATGTTGTGATCGAACAAG GATATCTGCAGTCTCTCTTCAGTGTCTACTCACTTAGAATAGAGCATTTTGGTGTCAGAAGGCCGCCCAGCGATGATGTTCAAATTCATGGCATTGCAAATCCCAGTGCTTTCAGGAAG GCACTCCTCGTGCGCCTTGCAAGCATGACAAATGAGGTCTTCACTGGACAAGTTTCCACACTCGAAGATATTCCAAATTTGAAG CTTCAGGGGTCCCCGTCAAAGTCTCTCAGGTATGGGGATCTAACGCTACTGCAGAAACTTGAGGAAGTTGGAAGTTCTGTAAAG AGGGTTCAAACTATACTCGAGGAACAACACCCTCAAACACCACAACCTATAAGTGGAAGCGCACGAAGAGTGTTAAATTT TGTATGA
- the LOC137719396 gene encoding 3-oxoacyl-[acyl-carrier-protein] synthase II, chloroplastic-like: MAASSVASPLCTWLVAACMSVTCDRDCSARPSMLSSSRRRPKCAGRRRLPSKCSSFSVEFQKSLISAFSGSSIQGLMSSCLAFEPCDEYNSSRGLSSLGCNGLSSLFGSNRRQRRFNGASYSGETMAVAVQPTEELTKQKKPLTRQRRVVVTGMSVVTPLGHDSDVFYNNLLEGVSGISEIEAFDCTQFPTRIGGEIKSFSTDGWVTPKFSRRMDKFMLYLLTAGKKALADAGITEEVLETLDKAKCGVLIGSAMGGMKVFNDAIEALRVSYKKMNPFCVPFATTNMGSAMLAMDLGWMGPNYSISTACATSNFCILNSANHIIRGEADLMLCGGSDSVMIPIGLGGFVACRALSQRNNDPTKASRPWDSNRDGFVMGEGAGVLLLEELEHAKKRGATIYAEFLGGSFTCDAYHMTEPHPDGAGVILCIEKALEQSGVSREDVNYINAHATSTPAGDLKEYNALIHCFGQNPELRVNSTKSMIGHLLGAAGAVEAVAAVQAIRTGWIHPNINLENPDEGVDTKLLVGPKKERLDVKVALSNSFGFGGHNSSVLFAPYQ, from the exons ATGGCTGCCTCCTCTGTTGCATCTCCGCTCTGCACGTGGCTGGTGGCCGCTTGCATGTCGGTCACGTGCGACAGGGACTGCTCCGCCAGGCCATCTATGCTCAGCTCCTCCCGGAGGCGGCCGAAATGCGCCGGAAGAAGGAGGCTGCCGTCCAAGTGTAGTAGCTTTAGTGTCGAATTCCAGAAGAGCCTGATTTCTGCGTTCAGTGGATCCAGCATTCAGGGCCTCATGAGCTCCTGCTTGGCTTTCGAGCCCTGCGATGAGTACAACAGCTCAAGGGGTTTATCTTCTTTGGGATGCAATGGGCTTTCATCACTGTTTGGATCCAATCGAAGGCAGAGGCGATTTAATGGAGCCTCCTACTCTG GGGAAACCATGGCTGTAGCTGTGCAACCTACTGAAGAGTTAACAAAACAGAAGAAACCTTTAACAAGACAGAGGCGAGTGGTTGTGACAGGAATGAGTGTGGTTACCCCACTCGGTCATGATTCTGATGTCTTCTACAATAATTTGCTTGAGGGAGTTAGTGGCATAAGTGAGATAGAAGCATTTGATTGTACCCAGTTTCCAACG AGGATAGGTGGTGAGATCAAGTCTTTCTCAACGGACGGATGGGTAACACCAAAGTTTTCTAGAAGAATGGATAAGTTCATGCTTTATTTGCTTACTGCTGGAAAGAAAGCCTTGGCAGATGCTGGAATCACAGAAGAAGTCCTGGAAACATTAGATAAAGCAAAATGTGGGGTTTTGATTGGCTCAGCAATGGGTGGCATGAAG GTCTTCAATGATGCAATTGAAGCTTTACGGGTTTCCTATAAGAAGATGAACCCTTTCTGTGTACCTTTCGCAACTACAAATATGGGTTCTGCCATGCTGGCAATGGATCTG GGCTGGATGGGCCCAAACTATTCAATCTCTACTGCTTGTGCTACAAGCAACTTCTGTATTTTGAATTCGGCAAATCATATCATTAGAGGCGAAGCA GACCTTATGCTCTGTGGTGGTTCAGATTCAGTGATGATACCTATTG GATTGGGAGGCTTTGTGGCATGCAGAGCACTGTCACAAAGAAACAATGATCCGACTAAAGCATCACGCCCTTGGGATAGT AATCGTGATGGCTTTGTTATGGGGGAAGGAGCTGGCGTTTTGCTTCTAGAAGAGTTAGAACATGCTAAG AAAAGAGGTGCAACTATTTATGCAGAATTCCTTGGTGGGAGCTTCACATGTGATGCTTACCACATGACTGAGCCACACCCTGATG GGGCCGGGGTTATTCTCTGCATAGAAAAGGCTTTAGAGCAGTCTGGGGTGTCTAGGGAAGATGTTAATTACATTAATGCACATGCTACATCCACACCAGCCGGAGATCTCAAGGAGTATAATGCTCTCATTCATTGTTTTGGCCAGAACCCTGAG TTGAGAGTGAACTCTACAAAATCCATGATTGGTCACCTACTAGGAGCAGCTGGTGCTGTAGAAGCTGTTGCAGCAGTGCAG GCAATACGAACTGGGTGGATACATCCAAATATCAATCTGGAAAACCCAGATGAGGGTGTG GATACAAAACTACTAGTGGGTCCAAAGAAAGAGAGGCTGGACGTTAAGGTGGCATTGTCTAACTCATTTGGGTTCGGTGGCCAcaactcatcggtcttgtttGCCCCATACCAATAG